A region from the Dinoroseobacter shibae DFL 12 = DSM 16493 genome encodes:
- a CDS encoding ABC transporter permease codes for MEPMTPLEIWIQVFIQFMPVWVMLIATFTLSIVYKRRLGLYGKLFDSPIGMVGFGIVMFWVFTAIFADMIITHDPIQVVSGMKNKVPGTPVPEGTAGFSHYLFGGDNLARDVFSRMVMGAREVLKIAPAATLFAFMVGIVLGLPAGYFGGKFDTVLSFIANLVLAFPVILLFYLLVTPEIVATGIPTYMAAVLFVFPILFLVVLWNSRYFTQPAKRNLFVALTVVIGGWLYLGLAFNADPLGIVSMPPNVLIVFVSVVFVNSPTVFRIVRGIVLDIQTRDYVAAAQTRGEGPWYIMLWEILPNARGPLIVDFCLRIGYTTILLGTLGFFGLGVSPESPDWGSTINEGRRLLSIYIHPALPPALALMSLVLGLNLLADGLREESLKD; via the coding sequence ATGGAGCCGATGACACCTCTCGAGATCTGGATCCAGGTCTTCATCCAGTTCATGCCCGTCTGGGTCATGCTGATCGCCACCTTCACCCTGTCCATCGTCTACAAGCGACGTCTGGGGCTTTACGGCAAGCTCTTCGACAGCCCGATCGGGATGGTGGGCTTCGGGATCGTGATGTTCTGGGTGTTCACGGCGATCTTCGCCGACATGATCATCACCCATGACCCGATCCAGGTGGTCTCCGGCATGAAGAACAAGGTGCCCGGCACCCCGGTGCCGGAGGGCACGGCGGGCTTCTCGCACTACCTCTTCGGGGGCGACAACCTGGCGCGCGACGTGTTCAGCCGGATGGTGATGGGCGCGCGCGAGGTGCTCAAGATTGCGCCGGCCGCCACACTGTTCGCCTTCATGGTCGGCATCGTGCTGGGCCTGCCGGCGGGGTATTTCGGCGGCAAGTTCGACACGGTGCTCAGCTTCATCGCCAACCTGGTGCTGGCCTTCCCGGTGATCCTGCTCTTCTACCTGCTGGTCACGCCCGAGATCGTGGCGACCGGCATCCCGACCTACATGGCGGCGGTGCTCTTCGTGTTCCCGATCCTGTTCCTGGTGGTGCTGTGGAATTCGCGCTATTTCACCCAACCGGCCAAGCGGAACCTGTTCGTCGCGCTGACCGTGGTGATCGGCGGCTGGCTCTATCTTGGGCTGGCGTTCAACGCCGATCCGCTGGGCATCGTGTCGATGCCGCCCAACGTGCTGATCGTGTTCGTGTCGGTCGTGTTCGTGAACTCGCCCACGGTGTTCCGGATCGTGCGCGGCATCGTGCTCGACATCCAGACCCGCGACTACGTGGCCGCCGCGCAGACCCGGGGCGAGGGCCCGTGGTACATCATGCTGTGGGAAATCCTGCCAAACGCCCGCGGGCCCCTGATCGTCGATTTCTGCCTGCGCATCGGGTATACCACCATCCTGCTCGGGACTTTGGGCTTCTTCGGCCTCGGCGTCAGCCCCGAAAGCCCCGATTGGGGGTCCACGATCAACGAGGGCCGGCGCCTGCTGTCGATCTACATCCACCCCGCCCTGCCGCCCGCGCTCGCGCTGATGAGCCTTGTGCTGGGCCTGAACCTGCTGGCCGACGGCCTGCGCGAAGAAAGCCTGAAGGACTGA